In the Arachis stenosperma cultivar V10309 chromosome 8, arast.V10309.gnm1.PFL2, whole genome shotgun sequence genome, AAATAAATTGTCAAATTTATCGCAAAAAGTAAAATCAGAGTTTTTCAGAGACAAATCCCTTCTTATATGGTGTCGGATCTCAATTCCAAATAGGAGTAAGGTGTTATGTTATGTTTTATTGTCACTGGCAACTACATAGCATGTAGGGAtataattggtttggtttgatttgattttgacCCAAAAACCAATTGAATCCATGTGTTATGTTATGTTTTAAAGTTAataaatagaatttaaataattaaaaaataaagtttaaaatagtcaataaattaaaataagtaaaataacaAGAGTATATCACAtccaaattcaataaaatttcaACTTGTcctaataattaaatataaaaacagagataattaaaaatttctaacaaataacaaaaaaaatacactgtaaaactaaataaagaccaaaacaaccactttaaaattaaaaaaattcaaaacaaccACCATGCTTAATCTGAATCCACATCAgattcatcatcatcttctccgATTGGTGCAATTTctacaaaaacaaaacaaagaaatcaATATAGATTATAAACTATAAATATAAGCTATTGAACAATCAACAACAATCAGAGACAATAATTTTAGTCAAACTCGTCTTCCTAATTAAGAACAGATCAGCAACAACAATCAGGGACTTTTAGTCAAACTTGTCTTTTAATCAAACTCGTTTTTCTAATTAAGCACATACAAGCAACAATAATCAGGACAATAATTTTAGTCAAACTCATCTTCCTAATTAAGCACAGACCAGTAACAACAATCAGAGACATAAATTTTAGTTAAACTCGTTTTCCTAATTAACAACAGACCAGCAACAACAATCAGGGACAATAATTTTAGTCAAACTCATCTTCCTAATTAAGATAAGTTGATAACAAATTAAATTGGTTAATTACTTTAAAGTTGATTTATTTGGAAAATGTAAAAGACACTTTCAATGTACAGACTACAAAGAGTATTTGTCAACTTTTGcgaaattaaaaaaatggatTATTTTTCGCAAAATGGCTGAACAATATATTGATTTGTGAATTTAACTAATATATGTACCTTTAATCaactataaaaatttgaaaatcaaattctaaCCTCCGAAGAAAACATTGTTTAGTTGCTGTTTGCAGGAGAGGGCTCAGCGACTTGAGTGCTACTCCGCTTAGGGTTTGTTGTGACAACGCGGACTAGACGACAGCGTGGACTGCATGAGGGCGCAAATTGGACGACGCTGCGAGCTAGACAACGACGCTCTCCAACTCTTTGCTACGTCTACGACAGAGATGAATGGACGACTTGCGACGACTTCGAACAACGATGGACGACTACTTAGATGGTGGACAACGCTCTCTCAGGCTCTCATTCTCTCAAGCATGGTTACATGGAGGAGGGAAAATGAAAGATGGAAGTGAGCTGTGGGTGAGTGAATGTTTGAGTGACGGTGACTGCGCAagtgaaagagaaaaagagttaGAGATTTTGATTTAGGCTTTTATTACTAGGCTAAACTAAGAATAAACGGGTAAAAAAAACCACTATGAAACACTTTTTTCGGTTCGGTTTAGTTTCTACCAAACCAATCGAAAACCAAATTGAACCAataagttaaattaaaaaaaaaacaaaaaaataattttttttgtttttttgtttggtTGTTATAAATTTTGATTCAGTTTTATGGTATTTTTCGATCTGATTCGATAATTTACGTCCCTAATAGCTTGTGCTTTCGTTTGGTTCAGTTTTACGAtatttataaaagatattttGTTGATACCAAAAGTTTAaccaataatattttaattttagtgtaaTATACTACCATCTTGACTAATAtcaaatttgttattattattcttaattttatcaaaaaatagaTTAATAAGAACATTAATACTAATACcctataatattataaaatgttAGTTCTGTAATCGTGTGAGAGATGAATAGTTGAATAACTGCTTGGTAAAATATAGAGTTaaatcttctttttatttttttctcttgaaATCATCATACCCACTCTACAAACTCACTGACTCAAagaattaatattttgtaaaaGAAACCTTAATGTCTCTCACGATTGGGCCTTGTGTAGTCTGGACTGGGGTGTATTGGAGCTGTGTTTGAAAAGGGGTTCTTTGGTTTCTGGTCTAGGCCcggtttaaatattaaaataaaaatggaaaatCCATTTGAAGAATTTTTATGGACAGACGAAAAGAACTTTAGTCTTAACAAATTTTAATCACTAAATGGGTGCAATAAAGATGCAGATAAAAACTCAGGAATGTCTCAAAGGAATGTCCTTGGATCACTCGAGATAATAAATCGTGTAACCGAATCATTCAAAACAAGATTAAAGAGTGATAACACCGCAAGGAATTTGATCCACATGAAAAATCTAACAGTTACTTTTGTCGGATAAAGATTTTTGAAGCATTGGGTTCATGTCCATTTACATTTTAAGTTCATTCTTAATCCAACTACTGCGCCAACTAAAACATCAATTATCCAACCAAAATGGAAAACAgtaatttaagcacaaaaaataataaaaggaaaatagtAACCGAGTTAAACCCCAAAATGGTCCCTGAGATTGGCGTTTTGTACTGAAATCGTCCTTGAGATTCCAATTGCACCAATTACGTCcctaaaattgaaaaaaatgcacCATAGTAGTCCCTGATCCATTTTCCATTAACGACGTGATGACATGGCATGATGACGTGGATTgtaagtgacacgtgtcacttcatgatttggccacgtgtAATGGTAGGATGATGTGGTGACCAATGATACGTGGCATGCTGACGTGGATagttgtgccacgtgtcacaatgttatttggccacgtgtccagttgtgccacgtgtcacaacAGTATTCGTCCACGTGTCATCCATTATGCCATCGTTGTATgtgcaccaaattagtccctcactttgcattaagtgactcattttagtccctgaaattgaatgtcgtgtaccaaactagtcccttcaccaattttttcttatttttttaatttaaaattttaatatcttggtacaagtgcttttataaaaaaatttaggattttagttttaattatataatttttttaataatttaatattggtaaattttgtaatatataagtaagttattaaaaaaaaataattatatgatttattagacacattttttcataaaaaaacatgtgtttttaataagaaattaataattaaaataaatattttcttcTTATGAAATACACATTTTCGTTATGTATAAATGAGCTAGATTGAAGGCACTTCAACCACCCTCACTACCACTTTTGATCTCTGCAGTCTAGACGAAAGAGGTCGGAGATAATAACGAGGGAAGCTTGAAATGCCTTCACGTCAACTCTAAGACGGCGGCTATTAGAGGTATccgcaagaaaaaaaatattttataaaagtattgAAAGAGGTTGGAAATGGTAGTGAACGTGCTTGAAAAGCTTTCACGTTAACTCCAAGTCGGCGAATAGGGTATTCGCAAGAGAAAAAACATTTTATAAAAACACTTTTATTTGAAGAACatgtgaaaaaatagaattaaaattaatacattcaaaaatattgagaattttgaatttatagaaaaaaaaagagaaaaaattggtgaagggactagtttggtgcacgacattcaatttcagggactaaaatgagtcacttaatgcaaagtgagggactaatttggtgcacATACAACGATGGCATAATGGATGACACATGGACAAATACTGTTGCGACACGTGGCACAACTGGACACGTGGCCAAATAacattgtgacacgtggcacaattatccacgtcagcatgccacgtgtcatTGGTCACCACATCATCCTACAATTacacgtggccaaatcatgaagtgacacgtgtcacttacAATCCACGTCATCATGCCATGTCATCACGTCGTTAATGGAAAATGGGTGAAGGACTACTATAGTGCATTTTTTCAATCTCAGGGATATAATTGGTGCAATTGAAATCTCAGGGACAATTTCAGTGCAAAACGCCAATCTCAGAACCATTTTGGAGTTTAACTCATAGTAACCTGAACTTCAAATTATcacgagagagagagagagaataaaaTGCACTCGGGTCAGGGTCAGGGTCATGAGGGAATATAACAGCATCTAAATTAACGCGAATCAAAGTTTTACAGCCCACAACATTTTCCAGTATGTAACTCTACTAGATTACTAGCAGTCTAGCACTACTACGCCAAACAAAAACTCccattttattcttgtttttaaggaagaacataaaataaaaataaaaacccGATAAAAGACTAAACCAAGGGAGACAGATTGGCACTAAGATTCACAAACATGCTTGATTCTGAATTACAAAGATTCATCTACATGTAACTTAGTGTCATAGTGTGTCTATATCCGCCAAAAGGAACCGCTGCTTTTCCTGCagaaaggaggaggaaaagaaaagacTAAATCAAAATATGAATGGGAAACTATGGAAAAGACGAGGAAACTAAaatcacaaattaaaaataagctTACCTTTCAAAGCTCATcttttccttgttcttgcttgacaGATTCATCTTttgcttgttcttgttcttgttcttggcCAGGTTTATCTCTGTTCTTTTCAATGAATTGGATGATGTCTTCCTTAGTCCTGTCACCTTCATATGGTGATATCTTTCCACTTGCAGACTTGAAGTACACTGTTGGATAACCTTGGACATCAAAGGATTCACTTGGGATATCGTTGGCAGTTGCATCCTGCACCAATACATTTGAAGTAATTATGTGGACTATTATTGTATCAAACTGATTGGCACCAAGCATCTTACAACACCAATTGAAACAATTATATCAGCACAATCATGCAAGGCGAAAGCTGGAAACATTTCTTACCAGTTTGGCAATGGTAACATCAGCATCATTTTGATATGAGACGGCAACTTCATCCAATATTGGAGCCAACTTTTTGCAATGACCACACCACGGGGCATAGAACTCCAGCAAAACTGCATTGTTCATGTTattagttaaattattttagCTGCCGAGGGCTAAGgaaaaattattacaaatagAAGGAAGTAATTAGAATATACCATTCTTCCCTGATTTGAAAACGACGTCGTCAAAACTGTTAGCAACTACCACTTTGACAGGTTCATTATTAGTTCCAGGAATAGGCTCAGACTTCAAATATGGTGCAACTTTCCCTTCCTGAAATATTcagagaaaataaattataaatattcacCATGACAAATTACAGcaacaataaaatatttaaagtcgAATATGCAATATATCCTTTAAGTAATAggctaattaataataataacaacaatgacaataataaataataatcatCACCTTGTATTCCTTCAACCAGGTTGTAAGTTGATCTGGCTCCACATTAGGTTTGAAAAATTTCTTTCCATCGTTATGTTGTATGATGATCAAAGGTACATCCTCTTCCTTAAGTCCAAAGTACTGTCAAAACAGACCATTCATATTGTCAAACATTGGTACTAAGCAAAAGATAACTAAAGAATGTTAAATATTTTCACACAAACCTGGAAGGCTCCTTGACTAGCTTCAACATCTCCCACCAGAAAGCTCACACCCTGTGATCTATATTGTTCAGCAGCTTCACGGTATTTCGATTTCAACGCTTCAGCAACATCACTGGTAACGTTGATGAACAGCATTGCCTAGAAATTCCAACATGAGTTCGTAAACAAGTAAGAGGGAAATTAATACCTGAAGGTGGGATtcagtaaaaaattaaaaataataaaaaaataaaacacatcTATCAGTATGATATATACACAAGCTTAACGTTGAATGAATTAGATAGCATGCTACCTTAGCATTAAGACTGTTAAAGAATTTGACAACAAAAGGATGGTTGCTTGGGTCATTGTTGAAGACAGTCACAACAGGGATGCTAGAATCTTCAATAAATTTCTCTAGAGCTTCCGCTTTGAAATCCTACAAGCATGTGACATCAATGAAAAGTCAGATATAGCCTAATAAGATAGCACTAAAAGCATGTTATTTTTGAAACAATCAATATGCAGGAATCAACACTACCTTGAAATCAACATAAAGCTCATCAAATGGCTTGAATAACCTGACAACAGGCCCGGTAACTGATGATTCTCCCCGTGGAAGGTGTTTGGCCTCAAGGGTGTGACCAAAGTCATAATCAGAACGTAGCTTCTCTGCTAATGCGATAAAGTTCTCATACTCCTCCCCAGAAAATTTAGGGAAAATCCCAACCTGGAAACATAGGAAAAATAAGATTACACTCCAACATATCTTACACTCATGCAAAAGCACAATGGTTGGTCACTTACAACAACAACTTTATTTTCGCCAATGAAAGCGGCAGCATCGTCGGCGGATTTAATTTCAGTAGATGCAGGGCCACTCTGTTTCTTCAAATACTCAACAATGCCATCTGCTTCACGGGGACCTTTGTATTCTTGAATGTGCTTTCCCCCACTTCTAAGAATCTTGACTGTTGGGTAGCCCTTAACATCATATTCGTTTGCGATCTCTTTATTCTTCTCCTCATTGGCATCAACTTTAGCCAAAACAACGGGAGGATCTAGACTGCTCAATATGGAAGCAGCTTTCTCATACTGCATGAACGAAAAAACAACAGAAATTCAGCAAGCGCATAACCTACCATGTgaatttaaaacttaaaaacaaaaataaaatgtgACAACAATCTACTATTATTACCTCCGGAGCAAGCTTCTTACAGTGGCCACACCTGAAAAGACGAAAACAAGAACATTGAAAATTATGATACTAGATAAGACAACCGAAATCGCAATGCGCTAAAATTACCAACAATTCATAATCTGCATGAAAACGCATTCTAAAATTCTGGCATTCTATCAGCGTAGTAAAAAAACACACCAAATTAAGCTACACACAATAGTAGAACACAGCAAAATTTACCAGCTGAAACCAGTTTTTTgactaattttgacaaaaaatatacaaatcTACCAATGGATTTCACTAATCGAATATATAATTACACAAAACAAAATAGACAAATTATGACATTGGGACCAGAAATCAGCAAAATCTACAAGATCTACAAcacggaaaaaaaaaaaagagaagcgaGAATCGGAGCATACCAAGGTGCGTAGAACTCGACGACGATGAAGTCGTGCTTCTTGATGGTATCGGAGAAGTTAGAATGATCCAACGTTAGCACAAACTCCTTCTCTTTGGCCTCCGATGCTGATTCATCGGCGGAGATCTGAGGAGCCGCGAGTAGGAGTGAAAGAAAGAGGAAGCAGATCGGAACCCTAAACGACATCGTTTCAACTCACTTCCTCTCTAAAGTTTCTATGCAGATTCGTACCAAAAATAGTGTAGATAGTTTATAAGTAAAAGCAGCTATTAGCAGCGTTATTTCACAAGTACAGTGAGAGAAACATGGCATGAACACGTGACCGAACCTCTCAGATATTTTTTGGCTGCGTTCTCTAACTGTGCCTCCAGCGAGCAACACCGAATCTACTGTCCCCACGTG is a window encoding:
- the LOC130944714 gene encoding protein disulfide-isomerase-like encodes the protein MSFRVPICFLFLSLLLAAPQISADESASEAKEKEFVLTLDHSNFSDTIKKHDFIVVEFYAPWCGHCKKLAPEYEKAASILSSLDPPVVLAKVDANEEKNKEIANEYDVKGYPTVKILRSGGKHIQEYKGPREADGIVEYLKKQSGPASTEIKSADDAAAFIGENKVVVVGIFPKFSGEEYENFIALAEKLRSDYDFGHTLEAKHLPRGESSVTGPVVRLFKPFDELYVDFKDFKAEALEKFIEDSSIPVVTVFNNDPSNHPFVVKFFNSLNAKAMLFINVTSDVAEALKSKYREAAEQYRSQGVSFLVGDVEASQGAFQYFGLKEEDVPLIIIQHNDGKKFFKPNVEPDQLTTWLKEYKEGKVAPYLKSEPIPGTNNEPVKVVVANSFDDVVFKSGKNVLLEFYAPWCGHCKKLAPILDEVAVSYQNDADVTIAKLDATANDIPSESFDVQGYPTVYFKSASGKISPYEGDRTKEDIIQFIEKNRDKPGQEQEQEQAKDESVKQEQGKDEL